The following is a genomic window from Candidatus Xiphinematobacter sp. Idaho Grape.
TGCAGCAGACGTTGTTACTCCCGGTTCGGTTACCGTTTTACCTCCGTCTCCATCCCCGTCTTTCTTGCCATCATCGCCCTATCCTGGGGTTGTACAGGAAGCCACTTCTGGGAGCTTTTCCCCTCCCTCCTCCAAGGAAGGCTCAACAAAGACTGTTACCTCACCCATGGTAGGGACTTTTTATGCAGCTCCCTCCCCAGATGGTGTTCCGTTCGTGCAAGTGGGTACCTTGATTACACCGGATACAGTAGTCTGCATCGTAGAAGCCATGAAAGTAATGAATGAAATCAAAGCTGAAGTATCAGGAGTTATTGTAGAAATCCTTGCTGAGAATGGGACGTCAGTCCAGTTTGGACAACCTCTTTTTCGGATAAGCATAAGTGGTGTTTAAAAAGGTTCTTATTTCTAATCGGGGTGAAATCGCTCTGCGTATCATCCGAGCCTGTAGAGAGCTTGGCATCCAAACAGTTGCCGTCTATTCGGAGCCAGATGTTGAGTCCCTCCACGTTCAACTTGCAGACGAAGCAGTTTGTATTGGTCCGGCTGCTAGTTCTGAGAGCTATCTAAGGGTTGACCGTATTATCAGTGCTGCAGAAATTACCGACGTGGATGCTATTCATCCAGGCTACGGCTTCTTGGCCGAAAACGCTCATTTTGCTGAAGTTTGCGCTAGCTGTAACATTACCTTTATTGGGCCCTCGCCAAGGGTCCTTCGCTTGATGGGAAATAAGAGTGCTGCAAAGGAGTATGCAAACAAGACAGGCATCCCTATAATCCCTGGAAGCAAGAGCGCCGTTGATTCCGAGGTAGAAGCGCTTAAGCTTGCTCGGGCTATTGGTTATCCCGTGATGGTCAAGGCTACTGCTGGCGGAGGCGGGCGCGGGATGCGGACCGCGCACAATGAAAACAGCCTAGTTCAGGGCTTTCACAGCGCTCGCATGGAGGCTGAGAAGACCTTCAATGACCCGGCGGTCTACATCGAGAAGCTAGTTCTAAATCCACATCATATCGAATTTCAAATATTCGGAGATAATTACAGCAAGGTGATCCATCTAGGAGAACGCGACTGCTCCATCCAACGTCGTAACCAGAA
Proteins encoded in this region:
- the accB gene encoding acetyl-CoA carboxylase biotin carboxyl carrier protein; translated protein: MDSYLKEIRSLIGLMKKSGIVFLKMEREGFRITLSAADVVTPGSVTVLPPSPSPSFLPSSPYPGVVQEATSGSFSPPSSKEGSTKTVTSPMVGTFYAAPSPDGVPFVQVGTLITPDTVVCIVEAMKVMNEIKAEVSGVIVEILAENGTSVQFGQPLFRISISGV
- the accC gene encoding acetyl-CoA carboxylase biotin carboxylase subunit — encoded protein: MFKKVLISNRGEIALRIIRACRELGIQTVAVYSEPDVESLHVQLADEAVCIGPAASSESYLRVDRIISAAEITDVDAIHPGYGFLAENAHFAEVCASCNITFIGPSPRVLRLMGNKSAAKEYANKTGIPIIPGSKSAVDSEVEALKLARAIGYPVMVKATAGGGGRGMRTAHNENSLVQGFHSARMEAEKTFNDPAVYIEKLVLNPHHIEFQIFGDNYSKVIHLGERDCSIQRRNQKIVEECPSSLMTEELRTQMGEASIRLAQAIGYTNAGTVEYLVDEELNFYFVEMNARIQVEHPVTEEVYRCDLVKQQIRVAAGERLGNYMTRATPRYHAIECRINAEDPSKNFQPSPGTIKLYYAPGGYGVRIDSHAYAGYPVPQHYDSMIAKLIVAASSRESAIYRMGRALSEYLITGVHTNIPFQQAIFRNEDFCRGRYNTNLVERMIQEMSLARAEK